The following are from one region of the Gossypium hirsutum isolate 1008001.06 chromosome D03, Gossypium_hirsutum_v2.1, whole genome shotgun sequence genome:
- the LOC107909463 gene encoding protein EARLY-RESPONSIVE TO DEHYDRATION 7, chloroplastic translates to MDSQYPTRRSSLYPEVIQTNPGIPQYSPSSSSNNLYPTIDKHDFVDNLFPDYPQYSVRHRNDHSAPSFAPTAESFQYSVSHHNGYSDPSFAPTAPSFEYSVSGHNGYSDPSPPLAPTAPPEAVEEVLIKIPGAIVHLIDKSYSVELACGEFSVIRLWQDNEIVAVLARVADEIQWPITKQGTSVKLDDSHYFFSLQFPKEADSIEDGDRKVKKSDDDGSDLLSYGLTIASKGQEDLLSQFDVILQCYCCFTVQKVNEKGEEVLDGAVSAAKNTSPEDLNSGSKKEAMEGKCAAYWTTLAPNVEEYSGKAAKMIAAGSGQLIKGILWCGDVTIDRLNRGNEVLKTRMTPAEKDAEISPETLKRIQRVKKVTTVTHKVAKGLLSGAVKVSGYFSSSVANSKLGKKIFKLLPGEMVIATLDGFDKICDAVEAAGKNVMSTSSTVTTEFVNQKYGEKAAEAASEGLDAAGHAVGTAWAAFKIRKALNPKNSFKATVLAKAAAKATVEEAKAKGKK, encoded by the exons ATGGATTCTCAATACCCGACCCGGAGAAGCTCCCTTTACCCGGAAGTGATCCAAACAAACCCCGGTATCCCTCAATactctccttcttcttcttccaatAATCTTTACCCTACCATCGACAAGCATGATTTCGTCGATAACCTTTTCCCGGACTATCCTCAATATTCCGTTAGACACCGTAACGACCACTCAGCTCCGTCTTTTGCACCAACGGCTGAGTCTTTTCAATATTCCGTCAGTCACCATAACGGTTACTCAGATCCGTCTTTTGCGCCAACGGCACCGTCTTTTGAATATTCCGTTAGCGGCCATAACGGTTACTCAGATCCTTCTCCTCCTTTAGCGCCAACGGCTCCACCTGAAGCTGTGGAGGAAGTTTTAATCAAAATCCCTGGCGCCATCGTGCATTTGATCGACAAATCGTACAGCGTCGAGCTTGCTTGCGGCGAGTTCAGCGTGATCCGTCTCTGGCAGGATAACGAAATCGTAGCTGTACTCGCGCGCGTGGCTGATGAAATCCAATGGCCGATAACGAAACAGGGAACGTCAGTTAAACTTGATGATTCTCATTATTTCTTCTCGCTTCAGTTTCCTAAGGAAGCGGATTCAATTGAGGACGGTGATAGGAAGGTTAAGAAATCCGATGACGACGGCTCTGATTTGCTTAGTTACGGTTTGACGATAGCTTCGAAAGGACAGGAAGATTTGTTGTCGCAGTTCGATGTTATATTGCAATGTTATTGTTGTTTTACGGTGCAGAAAGTAAATGAAAAAGGGGAGGAGGTTTTAGATGGAGCGGTGTCTGCCGCGAAGAATACATCGCCGGAGGATTTGAATTCCGGAAGCAAGAAAGAAGCGATGGAGGGGAAATGCGCGGCATATTGGACCACGCTGGCGCCTAATGTGGAGGAATATAGTGGGAAAGCTGCTAAGATGATTGCGGCTGGATCAGGGCAGTTGATCAAGGGGATATTGTGGTGTGGGGATGTGACAATAGATAGACTGAATAGAGGGAATGAGGTATTGAAGACCAGAATGACTCCGGCCGAGAAGGATGCTGAGATTAGTCCGGAGACATTGAAGAGGATACAGAG GGTTAAGAAGGTGACAACAGTGACACACAAAGTAGCTAAAGGGCTTCTGTCCGGGGCTGTGAAAGTTTCTGGATATTTCTCGAGCTCAGTTGCAAACTCAAAATTGGGAAAGAAAATTTTTAAGCTCCTACCCGGAGAAATGGTTATTGCTACCCTGGATGGATTTG ATAAAATTTGTGATGCTGTTGAAGCAGCTGGGAAAAACGTGATGTCAACATCATCCACTGTGACGACTGAATTTGTCAACCAAAA GTATGGAGAAAAAGCAGCTGAGGCAGCTAGCGAAGGGCTTGATGCTGCAGGGCATGCTGTGGGAACAGCATGGGCTGCATTTAAAATCCGAAAGGCACTAAACCCCAAAAATTCTTTTAAAGCTACCGTGCTAGCCAAGGCTGCTGCTAAGGCTACCGTTGAAGAGGCAAAGGCAAAGGGAAAGAAGTGA